In Vibrio cyclitrophicus, one genomic interval encodes:
- a CDS encoding DUF4198 domain-containing protein has product MMKQTKIKALALAGVMAFGLAATTTAQAHPRWILPSHFTVSKEGGDWLTFDVTASHGTFVFDKPAGSENAHVIMPDGRSERPNFVIRGKRRSIFDFYFEEEGTHKVAINNQPSYYTQYKAGRRDTVKWIKANKAERDSVLPEKSRDVVTQISFTRAESYITVGKPTDSVFKIEGKLLEMKPVTHPSDIVEGEPVTFQFFYNGEIQKDVKAEITREGTLYRNHQEQIDVVSDENGEITFTPDVAGRYVMKANYKGELIDNPLADKASANVHLTFEALLQ; this is encoded by the coding sequence ATGATGAAACAGACAAAAATCAAAGCACTTGCTCTAGCGGGTGTGATGGCATTCGGCCTAGCAGCAACGACAACGGCACAAGCTCACCCACGTTGGATTTTGCCGTCTCACTTTACTGTATCTAAAGAAGGTGGTGATTGGCTAACGTTCGATGTTACTGCGTCTCACGGTACGTTTGTTTTTGATAAGCCTGCTGGCAGCGAAAATGCTCATGTCATTATGCCTGATGGCCGCAGCGAGCGTCCTAACTTTGTTATTCGTGGCAAGCGTCGTTCAATCTTCGACTTCTATTTTGAAGAAGAAGGGACACACAAAGTGGCGATCAACAACCAGCCGTCTTACTACACGCAATACAAGGCCGGTCGCCGTGACACTGTGAAGTGGATTAAAGCAAACAAAGCGGAACGTGACTCTGTTCTTCCTGAAAAGTCACGTGACGTGGTAACACAAATCAGCTTCACTCGCGCAGAAAGCTACATCACTGTAGGTAAGCCAACGGATTCAGTGTTCAAAATTGAAGGCAAGCTTCTAGAGATGAAGCCAGTGACTCACCCTTCAGATATCGTTGAAGGCGAACCAGTAACATTCCAGTTCTTCTACAACGGTGAAATCCAGAAAGACGTGAAAGCGGAGATTACTCGTGAAGGTACGCTTTACCGCAACCACCAAGAGCAGATTGATGTGGTGAGTGATGAGAACGGTGAAATCACGTTTACTCCGGACGTAGCGGGTCGTTACGTAATGAAAGCGAACTACAAAGGTGAGTTGATTGACAACCCACTGGCAGACAAAGCAAGCGCGAACGTTCACCTAACGTTCGAAGCACTGCTTCAATAG
- a CDS encoding DUF2271 domain-containing protein: MKKMNWSKALLALSLLPSLGMAQAIPDAAKLDVSFELPKIDTSMYARPYVAVWVENSERKSVKTIELWVGKDEWLKDLRSWWRKVGRYDRELVDAVTSATRPAGQYRFVWDGKSDSGETLEQGEYTVHIEVVREHGGRNYLRQKVSLTDSNTSYELKATEETGEITLNYIAK; encoded by the coding sequence ATGAAAAAAATGAACTGGAGCAAGGCGCTTCTTGCTTTATCTCTTTTGCCAAGCCTAGGTATGGCACAAGCGATTCCTGATGCGGCAAAACTGGATGTCAGCTTTGAGCTTCCAAAGATTGATACCTCTATGTATGCACGTCCTTATGTGGCGGTGTGGGTAGAGAATAGCGAACGAAAGTCAGTGAAAACCATCGAGCTTTGGGTCGGTAAAGACGAATGGCTTAAGGATCTGCGTAGCTGGTGGAGAAAGGTTGGCCGTTACGATCGTGAACTGGTAGATGCTGTGACGTCTGCAACACGTCCTGCTGGTCAGTACCGTTTCGTTTGGGATGGCAAGAGCGACAGCGGTGAAACGTTAGAACAAGGCGAGTACACGGTTCATATCGAAGTGGTTCGCGAACACGGTGGCCGTAACTACCTTCGCCAAAAAGTATCACTCACAGATTCAAACACATCTTACGAATTAAAAGCAACGGAAGAGACGGGTGAAATCACCCTGAATTACATCGCTAAATAG
- a CDS encoding PepSY-associated TM helix domain-containing protein has translation MSLKSRAVQSWARRLHVYISMALLFVVLFFSVTGITLNRPELFESSQPNIQRSTLTLPTSLFTIQDGRLKADETAFETFLFEEANLSGVPSGLDIYAEIEDGELLIGEVSMDFKGPGYNASVFVDVTSEFVEVETTNYGVIALLNDLHKGRNSGEVWKWFIDITALLMIFFVLTGVCLLLPKKKTLNTSIKWTVFGSAISLAIYFVAVP, from the coding sequence ATGTCGTTAAAAAGTAGGGCGGTTCAGTCATGGGCTCGTCGACTTCATGTTTATATTTCTATGGCGCTTCTGTTCGTGGTTCTTTTTTTCTCAGTAACAGGTATCACCCTGAACCGACCTGAGTTATTTGAATCAAGCCAACCCAATATCCAACGCTCTACGCTAACGCTTCCCACGAGTTTATTTACGATCCAAGACGGACGTTTAAAAGCTGACGAGACAGCCTTCGAAACGTTTCTGTTTGAAGAAGCTAACCTTTCCGGCGTTCCTTCTGGTTTGGACATCTATGCAGAGATCGAAGACGGTGAGTTGCTCATCGGTGAGGTATCTATGGACTTCAAAGGACCAGGCTACAACGCTTCCGTTTTTGTTGACGTTACGTCTGAATTTGTAGAAGTCGAAACCACGAATTACGGTGTTATCGCATTGTTGAACGATCTACACAAAGGTCGAAACAGCGGTGAAGTATGGAAATGGTTTATCGATATCACTGCGCTACTGATGATCTTCTTTGTGCTGACTGGCGTGTGCTTACTGTTACCTAAGAAAAAGACGCTTAATACCTCCATCAAATGGACGGTGTTTGGGTCTGCAATCTCACTTGCTATCTATTTTGTCGCCGTACCTTAA
- a CDS encoding energy transducer TonB has product MIRLFLALPLAGALGLALFSFMAWMVDNGHQRSPDDNETLSFNMVMVEQEQEVQRRQRAVPEKPEMPEPPPEAQTSQFQAEVTPLNSMSSLPSLDLNTSIDGLAINAPTFSDFGSNQQAMPLYRVEPRYPAKALKRGAEGHVIMSFTIDETGRPIDIKVTDANPRRMFEREAMRALKKWKYQPKVVDGKAIAQVGQTVKLEFKLAK; this is encoded by the coding sequence ATGATTCGCCTATTTCTTGCTTTACCGCTAGCGGGTGCATTGGGCTTAGCGCTGTTTTCTTTCATGGCTTGGATGGTCGATAATGGCCACCAACGTTCACCAGATGATAACGAGACGTTGAGTTTCAACATGGTGATGGTGGAACAAGAACAAGAAGTTCAAAGAAGACAACGTGCAGTTCCGGAAAAACCAGAAATGCCAGAGCCGCCACCGGAAGCGCAGACATCTCAGTTCCAAGCTGAAGTTACGCCTCTAAATTCGATGTCTTCTCTGCCTTCATTGGATTTGAATACATCCATTGATGGCCTAGCGATTAACGCACCGACATTCTCTGATTTTGGGTCAAACCAACAAGCAATGCCTTTGTACCGAGTGGAGCCTCGTTACCCAGCGAAAGCACTTAAGCGTGGAGCTGAAGGCCATGTGATTATGTCTTTTACCATCGATGAAACGGGACGCCCAATTGACATTAAAGTCACTGACGCAAACCCACGTCGTATGTTTGAACGTGAAGCGATGAGAGCACTTAAAAAATGGAAATATCAACCGAAAGTCGTCGATGGAAAAGCGATAGCTCAGGTTGGTCAAACCGTGAAACTAGAGTTTAAGTTGGCAAAATGA
- a CDS encoding biopolymer transporter ExbD: protein MRLGRRHSKNEEAQIDLTSMLDIVFIMLIFFIVTSSFVRESGVEVNRPQASNVVSQKDAGIFVAITSANDIFIDKRVVDVERVQATLEHLLLEQPDASLVIQADEHAYNGTVVKVMDAAKGAGVKNIALAADKR from the coding sequence ATGAGACTCGGTCGACGTCATTCTAAAAACGAAGAGGCTCAAATAGACCTTACTTCGATGCTTGATATTGTCTTTATCATGCTTATTTTCTTTATTGTGACCAGTTCATTTGTTCGTGAATCAGGGGTAGAAGTCAATCGCCCACAAGCTTCTAACGTAGTAAGCCAAAAGGATGCAGGCATCTTTGTTGCGATTACTTCTGCAAACGACATTTTCATTGATAAACGTGTTGTTGATGTTGAACGTGTGCAAGCAACGTTAGAGCATTTGTTGTTAGAACAACCTGATGCTTCTTTAGTTATTCAAGCGGATGAACACGCTTACAACGGTACCGTTGTTAAAGTGATGGATGCTGCGAAAGGTGCAGGTGTTAAAAACATTGCGCTTGCTGCTGATAAGCGATGA
- a CDS encoding MotA/TolQ/ExbB proton channel family protein, whose translation MDILSGSLLPASWLTSDWLLSLSSFMEQGGFVLWWLAAVVLVYWVLVVERVLYLAFYFPKQRQAWIAKWHEREDHSSWHAKAIREGWLGQASILLNQNLNFIKLLVAICPMLGLLGTVTGMISVFDVMATQGSSDPKLMASGISLATLPTMAGMVAALAGMFVHARLAKVCNRLELKLEKSLRSQR comes from the coding sequence ATGGATATTTTGTCGGGTTCTCTATTACCAGCGAGTTGGTTAACGAGTGACTGGCTGCTGTCTTTATCAAGCTTTATGGAGCAGGGCGGTTTCGTCCTGTGGTGGCTAGCGGCTGTCGTCCTAGTGTATTGGGTGCTTGTGGTAGAACGTGTGCTTTATCTTGCGTTCTACTTTCCTAAGCAACGCCAGGCTTGGATAGCGAAATGGCATGAAAGAGAAGATCACTCTTCTTGGCATGCCAAAGCCATTCGTGAAGGTTGGTTAGGGCAAGCGAGTATCTTGCTTAACCAAAACTTAAATTTTATTAAGCTGTTAGTCGCTATTTGTCCGATGTTGGGTTTGTTAGGTACCGTAACCGGTATGATCTCTGTGTTTGATGTCATGGCGACACAAGGTAGCAGTGACCCTAAATTGATGGCTTCAGGTATCTCGTTAGCAACACTGCCAACCATGGCAGGCATGGTTGCTGCTTTAGCGGGCATGTTCGTTCATGCTCGTTTAGCAAAAGTGTGTAACCGCTTAGAATTGAAATTAGAAAAATCTTTAAGGAGTCAACGATGA
- a CDS encoding MotA/TolQ/ExbB proton channel family protein, translating into MNLKPLAALLCITSLSFSAFSASDSTAQLVNKAKSENRTQASHNVVREADFKKTEQELKAIKSELEAKRTSVQNATDVLTQTFSDNENKLARLEEKLRLETGSLGELFGVVRQNAKELGAELSSTVNSVDRAEHTATVDQIIDAKSLPSMPQLSGLWMSMVEQIQASSELSKSQIAFINGEGNTQSVDAYRLGSIGLVTDQGYVSWNTQREDAIAYLKQPSNGPTLASLSSLANGDVSNVVVDPSRGFMLEQLALTPSLTDRLQAGGVVGKVILGLLAIGLIIALVRGVSLAIARQKIRAQLKNPEQAGDNPLGRVLAVYNKEQNQTVEALELRLLEAVVDEQTHLEKGLSMLKLLAALAPMLGLLGTVTGMIETFQVITQFGNGDPKVMAGGISMALVTTVLGLVAAMPLLLAHNILSTQAENIRNILEKQGIGLVAEQAEKTVESNAVVSPVGTAA; encoded by the coding sequence ATGAACTTAAAACCATTAGCAGCATTGCTTTGTATTACATCACTTTCATTTTCTGCTTTCTCAGCTTCCGATTCAACGGCTCAGCTCGTTAACAAAGCAAAATCAGAGAACCGTACTCAAGCTTCTCATAACGTAGTTCGTGAAGCTGACTTTAAAAAGACTGAGCAAGAGCTTAAAGCGATCAAATCAGAACTTGAAGCGAAACGTACATCGGTTCAAAACGCGACAGACGTTCTTACTCAAACCTTCAGCGACAACGAGAACAAGCTTGCTCGTTTAGAAGAAAAACTGCGTTTAGAAACGGGTAGCCTTGGTGAGTTGTTCGGTGTCGTTCGTCAAAACGCGAAAGAACTAGGCGCAGAGCTTAGTTCAACAGTAAACAGCGTTGATCGCGCTGAGCACACAGCGACCGTTGACCAAATTATCGATGCTAAATCACTGCCATCAATGCCACAACTTTCTGGTTTGTGGATGAGCATGGTGGAACAGATCCAAGCAAGCTCAGAGCTTAGCAAATCTCAAATTGCATTCATCAATGGCGAAGGCAACACACAGTCTGTCGACGCTTATCGTTTAGGTTCAATTGGCCTAGTAACAGACCAAGGCTATGTTAGCTGGAACACTCAGCGTGAAGATGCAATTGCGTATCTGAAACAGCCATCAAATGGTCCAACGTTAGCGTCACTTTCTTCACTTGCGAATGGTGACGTATCTAATGTCGTTGTCGATCCTTCTCGCGGGTTCATGCTAGAGCAATTAGCACTGACGCCAAGCCTAACTGACCGTCTACAAGCGGGTGGTGTGGTTGGTAAAGTGATTCTTGGCTTATTGGCTATTGGTCTAATCATCGCATTGGTTCGTGGTGTTTCACTAGCTATCGCACGCCAGAAAATCCGTGCGCAACTTAAGAACCCTGAGCAAGCGGGTGATAACCCACTAGGCCGTGTTCTTGCGGTTTACAACAAAGAACAAAACCAAACGGTTGAAGCTCTAGAGCTGCGACTTTTAGAAGCGGTTGTTGATGAACAGACTCACTTAGAGAAAGGCTTATCGATGCTCAAGCTATTGGCGGCACTAGCACCAATGTTGGGTCTTTTAGGTACAGTAACTGGCATGATCGAAACATTCCAAGTGATCACACAGTTTGGTAATGGCGACCCTAAAGTAATGGCGGGTGGTATTTCGATGGCACTTGTAACTACGGTACTTGGTCTGGTTGCGGCAATGCCTCTTCTATTGGCGCACAACATTCTTAGCACTCAAGCAGAAAACATTCGCAACATTCTTGAGAAACAAGGTATTGGTCTTGTTGCTGAGCAGGCTGAAAAGACCGTTGAATCAAACGCTGTTGTTTCACCAGTTGGGACTGCTGCGTAA
- a CDS encoding DUF3450 domain-containing protein, whose amino-acid sequence MNLLKTSLALAISLVATSSMANSLDQAQSIQNKTNNASASSQKVIDKSSQATLMLQAEIERLQEEVKNLEIYHDHLAALVESQNQEAQSIEEQIEEIKYTRQGVVPLMYQMIDGLQQLVEKDVPIKKEQRLERVEKLQTMMTRADVSDAEKYRRILEAYQIEMDYGIKLGVYQGRVALASDKTIEADVLHLGRISLVARNLNGSQYWAWNQTEAQWQELDSSMKSELDKAYDIADQQAAPSLITLPVSLTVAEVK is encoded by the coding sequence ATGAATCTTTTAAAAACTAGCCTAGCGCTTGCCATCAGTTTGGTTGCAACGTCTTCTATGGCAAACAGCTTGGATCAAGCTCAATCAATTCAAAACAAGACCAATAACGCGTCGGCTTCGAGCCAAAAGGTTATTGATAAAAGCTCACAAGCGACTTTAATGCTGCAAGCTGAGATTGAGCGTCTGCAAGAAGAAGTGAAAAACCTAGAAATCTATCACGATCACCTTGCTGCATTAGTCGAGAGCCAAAACCAAGAAGCTCAAAGCATTGAAGAGCAGATCGAAGAAATCAAATACACACGACAAGGTGTCGTGCCATTGATGTATCAAATGATCGACGGTCTTCAGCAGTTAGTAGAGAAAGACGTGCCGATTAAGAAAGAGCAGCGTCTAGAAAGAGTTGAAAAGCTACAAACAATGATGACTCGTGCTGACGTGAGTGATGCAGAGAAATACCGTCGCATCCTAGAGGCATACCAAATCGAGATGGACTACGGCATCAAGCTAGGTGTGTACCAAGGTCGTGTCGCATTGGCGAGTGATAAAACGATCGAGGCAGATGTTCTGCACTTAGGTCGTATCTCTTTAGTTGCTCGTAACCTAAATGGCAGCCAATACTGGGCTTGGAATCAAACAGAAGCTCAATGGCAAGAACTTGATTCTTCTATGAAGTCAGAGCTAGATAAAGCGTACGATATTGCTGACCAACAAGCAGCCCCAAGCTTGATTACTTTACCTGTTTCTTTAACTGTTGCGGAGGTTAAGTAA
- a CDS encoding TonB-dependent receptor: protein MFSKSPLALVIGAVLASPAVLAETAKTDEHMVVEGRDYGYKADTNTTAMRMEATQLETPGQVSVIDEQIIDEQRASTLGEVLKNDASISAGSKSTNRERFNLRGFELDSGSSYLRDGVQHWSHYRQPVELLERVEVLKGPAGLLYGESTPGGLVNMVSKKPTYETQVSVSQDIGSDNYTRTVADVSGSLNEAQTLRARAIISQENQDSYRTRFDGTDVQTERFVGGLFVDYDINDDVMLSLHYDRTQELGDLDNGSEIDTTTGKVVDPNTVTDQRFAQTDNDVANYGVAVTANLNDTWSVKSGVSRQFYERQRTESDNEVDFNSSNSEYGYKVSDRHDEWTFDTAYVDFTGDFDALGVNHRVLVGVNGLHYDYKQLYSQDYACSSATEAEAVTACGNGFDMPSDISYHNDDSLSHSESKHYGFYLQDLVTLNEQWQVLAGARFAYDKTISSSGKEESFNNVLPKLGVIYSPAENGSIYTVYSESFEPVGEITDQDDANFGQSQDAKKGTLYEVGTKWELFDERLFVSGAVFQITQSNIQVTEDIDPANNNGADTRTTQAGEQVHTGVELAATGYLTNALSLSASTMFLDAEYKNDPELEGKTPADVPEFTASIWSTYAFNNGTDVNLGVYHVGERYTESANTFKKDAYTRVDMGVSHTIKYDDKLDFVARFNVENLFDTDYLEGGSTSSVVVGEGRNYMATLQVKY, encoded by the coding sequence ATGTTTTCAAAGAGCCCATTGGCTTTAGTGATCGGCGCAGTATTAGCTTCACCAGCAGTATTGGCAGAAACAGCAAAAACAGACGAGCATATGGTTGTTGAAGGTCGTGACTACGGTTACAAAGCCGACACAAATACAACAGCAATGCGCATGGAGGCGACTCAATTAGAGACTCCGGGACAAGTTTCAGTAATCGATGAGCAAATCATCGATGAACAGCGTGCTAGCACGTTAGGTGAAGTTCTAAAGAACGACGCGTCTATCTCTGCCGGTTCTAAATCTACAAACCGTGAGCGTTTTAACCTACGTGGTTTTGAACTAGACAGTGGCTCTAGTTACTTACGTGATGGCGTTCAACACTGGTCTCATTACCGCCAACCTGTTGAACTACTAGAGCGTGTTGAAGTGTTGAAGGGGCCTGCTGGTCTTCTTTACGGCGAATCAACACCTGGTGGCCTAGTTAACATGGTGTCGAAAAAACCAACATATGAAACACAAGTATCTGTTAGCCAAGATATCGGTTCTGACAATTATACGCGTACTGTTGCGGATGTGAGTGGCTCGCTAAATGAAGCTCAAACATTACGAGCACGAGCTATCATATCGCAAGAGAATCAAGATTCTTATCGCACACGTTTCGATGGTACGGATGTACAAACAGAACGTTTCGTTGGTGGTCTGTTTGTTGATTACGACATTAACGATGATGTGATGCTTTCTTTACACTACGACAGAACACAAGAACTAGGCGATCTAGATAATGGTTCTGAAATAGATACCACGACAGGTAAAGTTGTCGATCCTAATACCGTGACTGATCAACGTTTTGCTCAAACAGATAATGATGTAGCAAACTATGGTGTTGCAGTAACTGCAAACCTAAATGACACATGGTCTGTTAAATCAGGTGTTAGTCGTCAGTTTTATGAGCGTCAACGTACAGAATCTGACAATGAAGTCGACTTCAACTCATCAAATAGTGAATACGGCTACAAAGTATCGGATCGTCATGATGAATGGACTTTCGATACTGCCTATGTTGATTTTACTGGTGACTTTGATGCTCTGGGCGTAAATCATAGAGTACTTGTTGGCGTTAACGGCCTCCACTACGACTATAAACAGCTTTACTCACAAGATTACGCATGTTCAAGCGCAACTGAAGCGGAAGCGGTAACGGCTTGTGGTAATGGCTTCGATATGCCTTCAGATATTAGCTACCATAACGATGACTCGCTATCTCATTCAGAAAGCAAGCACTATGGTTTCTACCTACAAGATCTAGTAACGCTTAATGAGCAATGGCAAGTACTTGCTGGCGCACGCTTTGCCTACGACAAAACAATCAGTAGTTCAGGTAAAGAAGAAAGCTTCAATAATGTTTTACCTAAACTTGGTGTGATTTATTCACCTGCTGAAAATGGTTCTATCTATACTGTTTATTCTGAAAGTTTTGAACCTGTTGGTGAAATCACTGACCAAGATGATGCTAACTTCGGCCAGTCTCAAGATGCTAAGAAAGGTACTTTGTATGAAGTAGGTACAAAATGGGAATTATTTGATGAACGTTTATTCGTATCTGGTGCAGTTTTCCAGATCACTCAATCAAATATCCAAGTAACAGAAGATATCGACCCTGCTAACAACAACGGTGCAGATACTCGTACAACGCAGGCTGGTGAACAGGTTCACACAGGTGTTGAATTAGCTGCGACCGGTTACCTGACTAACGCATTGTCTTTAAGTGCATCGACTATGTTCCTTGATGCGGAATACAAAAACGACCCTGAATTAGAAGGTAAAACACCGGCAGACGTACCTGAATTTACAGCAAGCATTTGGTCTACTTATGCGTTTAACAATGGCACTGATGTAAATCTAGGTGTTTACCATGTAGGTGAGCGTTACACAGAAAGCGCTAATACTTTTAAGAAAGATGCTTACACTCGCGTAGATATGGGTGTTTCACATACGATTAAGTACGATGACAAACTAGATTTCGTTGCTCGCTTCAACGTAGAAAACTTGTTTGATACAGATTACCTAGAAGGTGGCAGTACAAGCAGCGTAGTTGTTGGCGAAGGCCGTAACTACATGGCGACTTTACAGGTAAAATACTAA
- a CDS encoding dicarboxylate/amino acid:cation symporter yields MNTKKPMSLTGRVILGMVVGILTGFAIQSLFADSGFVNNYIVNGLFEVGGQIFVASLKMLVVPLVFVSLVCGTSSLKDLSTLGRMGGKTLALYIGTTAVAITLALSIGNLFQPGAGADLTAASSFKSADAPSLGQVIIDMFPTNPIQAMAEGKTLQVIVFAVLFGIAISAAGKPGERIAAVFSDLNEVIMKLVALLMNLAPYGVFFLMAKLFSGLGLGAIWNLAEYFLVLAGTLLLHGLVTYSAMLKGFTGLSPITFLRKMEDAIMFAFSTASSNATIPVTMETAKNRMGVDNKVASFTVPLGATVNMDGTAIMQGVATAFIAQAYNIDLSMGDYLMVILTATLASVGTAGVPGVGLVMLAMVLNQVGLPLEGIALIMGVDRLLDMIRTAVNITGDSAVSIIVAKSEGALDESRFNDPAAGEKEEEVKLARQQA; encoded by the coding sequence ATGAATACCAAGAAACCTATGTCTCTGACTGGTCGAGTAATCCTCGGTATGGTCGTAGGTATATTAACGGGATTTGCCATTCAATCCCTTTTTGCAGACAGCGGATTTGTTAACAACTACATCGTTAACGGACTCTTTGAAGTAGGCGGACAAATCTTTGTCGCCAGTTTAAAAATGCTTGTTGTGCCACTAGTCTTCGTTTCACTAGTGTGCGGTACAAGCTCTCTTAAAGACTTATCAACTCTTGGCCGTATGGGTGGCAAAACGCTTGCACTTTATATCGGTACTACAGCCGTTGCCATCACTCTAGCACTCTCTATTGGTAACCTGTTCCAACCTGGAGCTGGTGCCGATCTTACTGCTGCGAGCTCTTTCAAATCAGCTGATGCCCCTTCTCTGGGCCAAGTAATCATCGACATGTTCCCAACCAACCCTATTCAGGCGATGGCTGAGGGCAAAACGTTACAAGTTATCGTATTTGCAGTGTTGTTTGGTATCGCAATCAGTGCGGCGGGTAAACCCGGAGAACGTATCGCTGCCGTTTTCTCTGATCTAAACGAAGTGATCATGAAGCTAGTTGCGCTACTAATGAACCTTGCTCCTTACGGCGTGTTCTTCTTAATGGCAAAACTGTTCTCTGGCCTTGGCTTGGGTGCGATTTGGAACCTAGCAGAATACTTCTTAGTACTTGCAGGTACCCTACTGTTACACGGCTTGGTGACTTACAGCGCAATGCTTAAAGGATTCACAGGCCTTAGCCCAATCACGTTCCTACGTAAGATGGAAGATGCAATCATGTTTGCATTCTCAACAGCATCTTCAAACGCAACGATTCCAGTAACAATGGAAACCGCGAAAAACCGCATGGGCGTAGACAACAAAGTGGCGTCTTTCACAGTACCACTAGGTGCGACTGTGAACATGGACGGTACTGCTATCATGCAAGGTGTTGCGACAGCGTTTATCGCGCAAGCGTACAACATTGACCTATCAATGGGTGATTACCTAATGGTTATCCTAACGGCGACACTGGCGTCTGTAGGTACTGCAGGTGTTCCTGGTGTGGGTCTTGTTATGCTAGCGATGGTATTGAACCAAGTTGGTCTACCGCTTGAAGGTATCGCTCTAATCATGGGTGTTGACCGTCTTCTTGATATGATTCGTACCGCTGTAAACATCACAGGTGATAGTGCCGTATCTATCATCGTTGCTAAGTCTGAAGGCGCTCTAGACGAGTCTCGCTTCAACGACCCAGCAGCAGGTGAGAAAGAAGAAGAAGTTAAGCTAGCTCGCCAACAGGCATAA